In Desulforhopalus sp., the genomic stretch GTATATAAACTTATTTGGCGTTGCCTGCCCCTGTTGTGCCGACATAGTTTATTTTGGTTTGGGCAGGATTGCTGAAAATCGATTCCCAGCGCGGTGTTAATTAATGCAATCTGTGTGCACAGATTAAAGGCACCCGTGCACGGCAAGATATCATATATGCTATTAGAAAAAAAATGGGTGGCTGCAAATGAATTGCAGCCACCCATCATTATTGGCTATTCGCCAACCTGAAAACTATTTTTTAGCAACCAAACGCTTTTTGCAAATTCGGGATGGTTTGCTTCTTGCGGCTCATCATTCCAGGAATCCACATTGAATCACCAGCAAGTTTAACACCAAAAGCCTTCTCTATGAGAGCAGGATCATCAGAAAGAACGACCAACTCAGTTCCTTCTTTGACAACATCGGTAAGCATAAGCAATACAGAATGACGACCTTCAGCTTTAACTGCTGCCATTGCCTTCACGAGGTCAGCACGTACATCTGCAACTTGGTCGAGGGTAGCAAGCTCTAATTGGCCAACGCCAACTTTGCTGCCTTTCATATCAAAATCTTTATAGTCGCGGAACAGCAAGTCTTTTGCGGGAATACCAGCAACAGCTGACTTTGCTTTGAGCATTTCCATAAAGAGCTCATCAGTGTTACTCACTCCGGCAACAGCCTTTAAATCATTTACAGCTGCTTTGTCTGCATCAGTACAGGTAGGTGATTTAAAGTTAACAGTATCGCTCAGAATAGCTGCCAACATACCGCCAGCTATATTTTTCGGAATGGCAACACCAGCTTCCTTAAACATTTTATTCAGTACGGTTCCAGTGCAACCAACCGGCTCAGCGCGGAACAGGATGGGATTATTGGTGGTTACATCACCAATTTTGTGATGATCAACGATACCAACCAATGTTGCTGCGGTTAAGTTTGCTGGACCTTGAGCGATATCACTAAAATCGACCAGGGCAATTTCTTTTCCAGCAGCATCAGTGAGCAACTCAGGTGCTTCAAGTCCAAAACGCTTGAGAACGGTGGTCGACTCAGGATTCAGATCTTTAGCTGCAATTTGCATACACGCTTTGGCGTCCATGCCTTGGGCTTTCAGCAGAGCGGCATAAGCGATCGCAGAAGTTACGGAATCAGTATCGGGGTTTGCATGTCCAACAACCAGAATAGCCATTAGTGTTCCTCCATGTGTGTTTGAATGATGATAGCCATAAACTATTTAATTTTTCGCTTTTATTTCATATTCCCAGACCAAATAGACATATCAAAATAGTGTTTTCGTGATTATGAGTCAAGTAATAAAAACAGTTGGCCATTTTCTTAGGCTAGCAGGAAGAGAGAAAATTTCTCTCACGTGACTTTGTCAGTACTTTGAGGTATCCTTGGCCAGTGTTGATAATCCACGGTTATTCTCCCTGACGAGTTTTTATTACAACCATGAAAGAATCTAAACAATCGGAACGGCCTCGTACACGGGTGAAGGCCAGAGCAAAAAGAGCCGGTTTCGTTTGGTTTTTTTTAATTGCTGTCTCTGTCCTCATTGCTCTTCTTTATCATTATAAAAGGCCTGAGCTTATTCGTCTTTTTGATGACAAGGCAAGTATCACATCGTTCATTTCTTCTGTAATTTCGCCCCAAGTAAAAAGTACTGACACAAAATCCTCTGCAAACGGCCAGCTCTCCTCAACGTCTCCCACCAGTAAAAACGTCCAACCTGCTACCGAAAAGAATCAAGACGCGACCTCACAAGAAAATATTCAAACCCAAGCCGACAGCTCTGTCGTGAACCAGGAGATTAGTGGCAAAGAGAGCTCCGCAGCAACTGCTGATTCCCCAAAACCATCGCTACAGGGAGCGGGGCAAAAACAATTGGTTGACGAATTGAATGCATTTTATGCACATCTCGATCAGCAATCGTATATGCATGATTTCCAACTAAAGGAACCAAGCAAAAAACACTTCTCAAAACTCTTGCAAGTGTTAATCGACAATCCCCCCGCTATCACCAGGGAAACTGATGACTATTTTACCCTTTTGAAAAATACTGCGCATTTTTTTAGAGTCCTAGGAAAAGATAATATTTTTATATTAAAGGGGATTCTCGATCGTGAGAAAGACTCATTTGAAAGGATTATAAAGACATTTTATCTCCTTACCGAACATCCCGAGTCTCTGAAAAGCGAATTCTCCTTAACTATTCCAGAGGAAAACCTTTACGATTATGCCGGATTTTTCCTTAATACCATTGGTGGCCGCCTCTATCTCTTTCGACGGGATTCCGCCTCGAGAATGACAATCAGCTATTATGCTGTATTAGTCATTGATAGAGCTAACAGAAAAGGCAATAGCCGCCTTGGCATAGATCTCCGTCCTTCCATTGATTCACTTATCGAAGAAATTGAAAATGCTGGGAAAAACCTAAAATTAAAAGACGAATACCTGGATACCCTCTACGATTTAAAAGAAAATTATGGTAGCCGCGGTTAGACTACCCGAATGTATTGAGGAGTACGCTCATGGGCGACAACTGGTTTGTAGCTATAGACGGTAAACAAGAAGGGCCTTTTTCCAGCGAACAGATTCTTGCAAATTTGCAACAGGGCGTTTTCAACCCAAACACCTATGTGTGGAAGCAAGGGTTCGCCAATTGGAAAGAAATATCACAATGTCCCGACCTGTCTTTATCTCCAGCGTCACCTCCCTCTACTCTGCCTCCCAGAATGGGTGTTGACCAAATTGATTACGAGATTTTTGGGAGCGAAATGCAATTCGTCGAAATTGAGTTAGATCCTCAGGAAAGTGTTGTGGCTGAAGCAGGATCGATGATGTACATGTCCAATTTTATTCAAATGGAGACAGTTTTTGGAGACGGCAGCGAACAATCAGGGGGTCGCTTTTTAGACAGAATGCTTGGTGCCGGAAAAAGACTCATTACCGGCGAAGGTTTGTTCTCCACAATTTTCACCTACAATGGCTCAGGTAAGGGTAAGATTGCCTTTGCCGCTCCATATCCTGGAAAGATTATCGCCCTTGACCTGAAGGATTTCAGCAACAAACTCGTTTGTCAAAAAGATGCCTTTCTCTGTGCAGCCAAAGGCGTTTCAATAGGAGTAGAGTTTCAGAAAAAAATTGGTACGGCTCTTTTTGGCGGAGAGGGTTTTATCATGCAGAAACTTGAGGGTGAGGGAAAAATCTTTGTGCATGCTGGCGGTACCATTGTCCAAAAAGAACTTTCAGCTGGCGAAACTTTGCGGATTGATACTGGATGTTTGGTTGCTATGACCAGGGATATTAATTACGATATTGAGTTTGTTGGCGGGGTTAAATCTGCCCTTTTTGGGGGAGAAGGATTTTTCTTTGCAACACTGACCGGCCCCGGTCATGTTTGGCTCCAGTCCCTGCCATTTTCCCGGCTTGCCGGAAGAATTTTCAAGGCAGCGCCGCAAAATAACGCCGGTTTCTCTTCAAAAGGCGAGGGTTCGGTGCTTGGAGAACTCGGTAATTTGTTCCAGAGATAAAATAACCAAGCAGATTTAGGATATACCTTTCGAAACTGGTCTCAATATATCAGCCAACGCTTCGCGTCAAAGACTCCAAGATGTGACCATCTTGGAGTGAGCCTTTGTCTGAAAAAAGTACCGCGAATAATAGGCTTAGCCTTAGGTTTTATTATTGCCGGATGTTGTGATACAATACATCTGCATTGAGAACCATCAAAAGGGCATATTATGGAAAATTCTATTGCGACTCAAATCGGATCATCGAGCATATATCCAAAGATCCTGACTGCGAATCAGGCACAAGCCGAAGTACGGCCAGGTAATGCGAAAGAGGAATCTCCACGACAAAACGACAGGGACTCTGTTACCCTTTCTTTAGAAGGGTTGGTATTGTCTCGCGACCAATCTTCCGCCGATCTTCGGTCTCCAAGCATTTCTGGCTCAAATGACGATGCGCAATTGGATCACCAAGAAATTCTGCAACTCCAAGAACTCAAACAACGCGATACGGAAGTGCGTACACACGAACAGGCACATCTGGCTGCTGCTGGGCAATATGCACGGGGAGGTGCAACCTTCACCTACCAAAAAGGGCCTGATGGCGCCTCCTATGCGGTTGGCGGGGAAGTTGGAATAGATATGGGTAAAGAAAGTTCTCCAGAAGCCACAATACAAAAAATGCAGACGATCAAACGAGCCGCGCTTGCACCCGCCTCACCATCTGCCGCTGATCGAAGTATTGCCTCCCATGCAACCATCACAGAATCCCAGGCTAGACAAGAAATTCTGTTGCAACGCCAAGAAGATCTTCTCCAATCCGAGGTTGTTACAGTAAATTCTGCTGCCGAGCTCAAACCAACACCAGAGAGTATAAAATCTCAGGATGCACCAGCAACAGCCCCCTCTTATGGTGCCTTGCGAACAATGATTGCTGCATATCAAAATAATATAAACATCACTGTTCCATCTGCATAAACACGTGTCTTGCCAAGGTCCCAAGGACAGCGTTAGGAACCGTATCGAAAATATTAAAGCTGACAATTCTCCCTATTTTTCGGTCAGTTGCCTTTATTTTTAATACTAATTTTTTATTAAGTTCTTTTTAAACTGATGGAATTTACTCACTACAACAAAAAGCTTTTCTCTTTCATTTCCTCATCACCTACACCCTTCCATGTGGTTGCCAGAATGGAAGACTATCTCCTTCAGCAAGGCTTTAATCGCCTTGAGGAAAATTCAAAATGGCAACTTCAAAAGGGACAAGCCTACTTTCTCAGCAAGGAAAGTGGAGCCACCATTGCCTTCATCCTCGGCAACGATGAGGAAGGAGAACAAGGCTTTAGGTTGTTGGCAGCACACACCGACAGCCCGTGTTTGCAGATAAAACCCCGTGCGGATATTCGAACGGGGTCATACCTGCAACTCGGTGTCGAAGTCTACGGAGGAAGCTTACTCTCGCCCTGGTTTGACCGCGACCTTTCTCTTGCTGGGCGAGTTTGTTGCAGATTAAGCAATGCTCGCCTCGCTGTTCTGCTTGTCGATTTTCGTCGCCCACTTCTTACCATTCCAAATATCGCTATTCATTTTGACCGTGATGCGAATAAAGGCGGCGGTATAAATCAACAAAAACATCTTCCACCTATCCTTGGCCAAGCAGTGGACCAAAGCCTTCCAGATTTCACCTCCATCCTCATTGAACAAATTCATAAAGAGCATAAGGGTCTGACAGTAGAGGAAATCCTTTCCTTTGAGATGTTTTGCTATGATGTTCAGGAACCTGCTTACACAGGGGTAAGGAATGAGCTGATCAGCTCTGCCCGACTTGACAACCTCATAAGCTGCTATGCCGGGGTATCTGCCATAGGGAAAGCAACTCGGAAAAAAAATGCTCTGCTGCTCTGTGCCAATCACGAGGAAATCGGTTCAACCTCAGCTGTTGGCGCACATGGTTGTTTCCTTGAATCTGTTTTGGAACGGATCGTAACAGAATCTACCAGTCGACGGATAGCGCTCAGCAATTCCTTTCTTATTTCCATGGATAATGCCCATGCATCACACCCGAATTTCATGGATAAGAGCGATTCTGCGCATGAAATCCACCTCAACAAGGGTCCGGTTATAAAAGTCAATGCCAATCAACGGTATGCTACCAACAGCATTAGTTCGGCAATATACAAGCAGCTTTGCAAGGAAGTTGAAATAATTCCCCAGGAATTTGTCATGCGGAGTGACTTGCCTTGCGGCAGTACCATAGGTCCGATAGCCTCTTCTCGCCTCGGAGTTCGAGCTGTAGATATCGGATGCGCCAGCCTGGCAATGCATTCTATCCGCGAGCATACCGGGGCGAAAGACCCCTATATGCTTTATCAAACAATAGCCCATTTCCTAGAAAGCGATTCGCATAAATTTCTCCAATGCAAATGAGCCTACTGAGACTGCGCTTGGGAGTATTTTTACTGCTGGCCATCTTTTCAATTACCGAGGTAAAGAGTAGTTGGGGGAGTTTGCATAACTCGGTTTCTAAATATCAAAACACCGCAATACATGGACAAGATATTGAAAAATTAGCAGAATTTGATGAATACATTCGGTACTTCTCAGGCTTTAGCTACTTTCTGCCCAAACATAAGGTCAGTGCCGACTTTGTGAGAGCTTTAATTTTGGCAGAATCCAGAGCAAACCCCAAAGCAGTTTCTGAAAAGAATGCCCGGGGACTTGGCCAGATACTTTACCCAACGGGCGCACAAGCCGGTAAAGAACTGGCACAATCCCTTACCTTTTTTCGTCATGTTTCAAAGTATAGGCTGAACTCCCTGCGCGAAGAAGATCTCTTTGATCCTGCCATCAACATCCTCCTCACCTGCTATCTTATTGCTAAATATAATTATAAATTTAATGGTCGGCTTGATCTTGTAGTATCTGCCTGGAATGCGGGAGAAAACACGGAATCCCTGAGCCTTGGCAAGCATGCACCATACAGAGAAACTGAAGACCTCATTGGAAAAATTAACGCCTATTACGTGTATCTCCTGAAAACCAGAACGTTCAAGTAACTGCCCCCCTCCCTCCAGCTCTCACTCAATTACCCTTACGATATCCATCCTCCTGCTACAAGTGACAATCTGCGGTTTGACAGATTAGGACCTTTTTGTGTAATATCGGCCTGAAAATCCCCGTTGGACAGATAATTGCTTCTGTTCATTTTTGTTAAAAAATCAAAGGAATCCCAAAATGACCGTTGACGACAAAAAAATCATCTATTCGATGATAAAAGTTAGTAAATATTATGATAATAAACCAATTTTAAAGGATATTTCTCTTTCTTATTTCTATGGAGCCAAGATAGGTGTCCTCGGTCTCAATGGCTCAGGAAAGAGTACACTCCTAAAAATCCTCGCTGGAATTGATAAGGAGTTTAATGGAGAAACCCATCTCGCTCCTGGTCATAGAATAGACTATCTCGAACAGGAGCCGGCTCTTGATCCTGATAAGACCGTTAAAGAAATAGTCGAGGAAGGTGTTCAAGATACTGTTGATCTTCTTAAAGAATTTAATCAAATTAATGAGAAGTTCGCAGAACCGATGTCCGACGATGAGATGCAGAAATTGATCGACAGGCAAGCCTTTGTCCAGGACAAACTCGATCATCTCAATGCGTGGGACCTCGACAGTCGCCTTGAGATGGCAATGGATGCCCTTCGGTGCCCTCCATCTGACGCTAAATGTGGTGTATTGTCCGGCGGGGAGAAACGCCGGGTTGCCCTTTGTCGAATTCTGCTCAAACAACCTGATATTCTTCTCCTAGATGAGCCGACCAACCACTTGGATGCTGAATCGGTGGCCTGGCTTGAACAACATCTACAAGCCTACGCAGGAACCATCATTGCAGTTACCCACGACCGGTACTTTCTCGACAATGTCGCCGGATGGATTCTCGAACTAGATCGAGGCCTTGGCATTCCATGGAAGGGCAACTACTCTTCTTGGCTTGAGCAAAAGGAAAAACGTTTAGCAATAGAAGAAAAGAAGGAAACGGACCGTCAACGCACCCTTCGTCGTGAGCTTGAATGGATTAAGATGTCACCAAAAGGCCGAAGGACTAAGTCCAAGGCTCGCATCAGTTCCTATGAAAAACTGATTTCACAAGAGACTGACAAACTTGCAAAAGAGCTGGAAATATATCTGCCACCAGGACCAAGGCTTGGCAAACTAGTTATTGAAGCCGAAAATGTGACAAAATGCTTTGGCGACCGCGTTCTTGTAGAGCAAATGAATTTTAGTCTTCCCCCAGGCGGAATAGTCGGGGTTATCGGACCTAACGGAGCCGGTAAGAGTACTTTATTCAAGATGATTGTCGGTCAGGAGACTGCCGATACCGGAGCGATCCGCATCGGAGATACCGTAAAACTTGCCTATGTAGACCAAAATCGTGACGAACTCGATCCTTCACAAACGATATGGCAAGCAATTACCGATGGCCAAGAGAGTATTTTGCTCGGTGGTCGGGAAATCAACAGTCGTGCCTATGTTGGTAAGTTCAATTTCTCCGGCACAGATCAACAAAAACAGGTGGGACTCCTTTCTGGTGGTCAGAGAAATCGTGTCCATCTGGCTCGCACTTTAAAAAAAGAGGGTAATGTTCTCCTGCTCGACGAACCAACCAACGATTTAGACGTTAATACTCTGAGAGCACTTGAAGAGGCTCTTGAGAATTTTGGCGGATGCGCAGTAGTTATCAGCCATGACCGGTGGTTTCTCGATAGAATCGCCACCCATATTCTGGCCTTTGAGGGAGATTCAAAAGTGGTGTGGTTCGAAGGAAACTACTCAGACTACGAAAAAGATAAGAAGGCTAGGCTAGGAAGTGTTGCCGACCAACCGCATAGGATAAAATACCGACAACTAACCAGAATCTAATGAAAAATCATCCACCTTACTTATCCCCACCGATTCTCATCAGAAAGGAGTTGGCTGGCAACGGCTTTTAATAATTGATTTCTTCACAACCTCCTGCTCCTAAAAATATCTATCAGCTATTATTAGGGGCAGGAGATCAACAAATTTACCCCAACTAATTAGAATTGCCGGAAGTGTACCGGAATATTCTTCACTGGTGAAATAGCTTGCCGCCATCCCAGCACGGAAAACAATCCGCGGTTCAAGAAATCAAAGATCCTCCAATTCCTCTCTCATGGACTTTAGAAGCGGGAGTTTGGCGCGAGCAATTCCAAGTCCCCCACCCCTGCTTTCTTCTTCAATATCTAGAGCGACTTCGTGGATTCCCAATATCCCAAGGCTTGCGGCTGCTCCTTTAATTGAGTGAGCCGCTCTACATACCTTGGCGGCCCCATCCTCTGCCAGGCCTTGCTCTATCAAATGGATATCGGATTTTAAGGATTGTTTGAATATTTCAAGCAATTCCTTCAATAAATCAGCATCATCGGCAGCTTGTTCCAGGGCAAAATCCTTGTCCCATTTAAGTGCATTCATCTTGAGATCCTTAGGTTAAAATATACCATCAAACCACCTGTGATCATCATGTCTACATCCAATCTAAGGGTTGTGGCATCATGGTATCATAAAATAAGCATACGAAGCAACCAGCCCGGGGCTCGTTTCCGTTGAAGAATTCAAGAAGAATAATCTCCGGATTGCATTAGAGCTACCTAGAAAACTATTCCCTCAATTCACCAGACAAATCAATCTGCCCAGGCCGCAGCACAATACATCTTCCTTGACGCACACCCAACACAGTCGAACAAAGTCCTCCCGGAGTTTCACCTCCATCAATTATGTAATTAAGATGTGTGCCAAACATTCTCAACACTTCAGATGGCTTAGTCGGTGGCTGCAGGCCTGAAATATTGGCACTTGTCGCAGTTATTGGTTTGCCAATCTTCTTTGCCAAGGCATTGGCAAGGGGATGGGAAGATATCCTCACCCCAATGGTGCCGGTCTCTCCGGTAAGTTGCCGGCAGACCTCTTTCTTTGCAGGGAACACCAAGGTCAATGGTCCCGGCCAAAATTTGTCCATCAACGGTATAAATTCAGGTGGTATCCTCTCGACGAGGTCATTCAGTTGTTCCCTCTCGGCAATGAGTAGAAGTAAGGGTTTGCCTGCCTCGCGATTTTTAATTTTATATAGCTCTGAGATTGCGGAGCAAGAATCGGGATCAACTGCCAAGCCATAGTAAGTCTCTGTAGGAAATGCAACTATTCCTCCATTTCTGAAACAGTCTACAGCCCGTTCGAGAGAAGAACCTATCAAATCTGGCATAGAATTCTTAGCCATGAATTTTTTTGGCCTTCTCTTCTACTTCTTTTACCATATCCTCTCGGAATGTTACCAATTTCTCCCCGATACTCGGATCAGAAAGAGCGAGAATCCGCAATGTGAGAACCCCGGCGTTCTTTGCTCCTGCCTTGCCAATTCCCATCGTCGCCACTGGAATTCCAGGTGGCATCTGTACGGTAGCCAGCAGCGCATCTAAACCATTTAGAGATGATGCATCGAGAGGAACACCGATAACCGGAAGATCCGTATGAGAGGCAAGAACACCAGCGAGATGCGCTGCCATACCCGCCCCAGCGATAATTACTTTCAACCCTCTTTTTTGGGCGGTTTTCGCATATTCAGCTGCCCTTTCGGGCGTTCTATGGGCCGAAGCAACAGTCATTTCACAACTAATTTCCATTGACTTTAAGAAATCAGCAGCTGCTTTCATAATAGGCAAATCTGAATCACTACCCATAACAATACCAACGACCGGTTTGTTCACTGCTCCTTTGCCTCTTTTTAGTGCCTTAAAACCTATATCTCGACGAAAATAACAATCAGTCCATCGTATCAAATCAGCAGCATTATAAGCTCGCTTAATGGCATCGGCCAAGTCTCTTCCGACTGCGGTTACACCAAGAACCCTCCCTCCGTTGGTAACAAGCCTGCCATGCTTTCTTGCTGTTCCTGCGTGAAAAACCTCAACGCCACTGCATTCACCAGCTTTTGTAAGTCCTTTTATTGTCTTGCCTTTCTCGTAAGAACCAGGATAACCTCCGGCTGTCATAACCACACAAACGGTAGGCCTTGCGTCAACCTTCATCTCAACCTGATCCAATGTTTGATCGATCGAAGACTCGAAAATATCGACAATATCACTCTTTACCCGCAGAAGTAACGGTTGCGCTTCCGGATCACCGAATCGACAATTAAATTCCAAAACGTTAATTTCCGATCCGGAAATCATAAGCCCAGCATACAGCATACCTTTAAATGGACGGCCCTCAGCAGCCATACCCTCAATGGTTGGCCGCATGATACGTCTCATCACAAAATCAGCAATCTCGTCAGTAACGACTGGAGCTGGCGAATATGCCCCCATACCTCCAGTATTTGGACCTTGATCATTATCAAAAACTGCTTTGTGGTCTTGGGAAGATGGTAAGGGCAAAATGGTTTTGCCATCTGTGAATGCAATGAAGGATGCCTCTTCTCCGGAAAGACAGGATTCAATGAGAATTCTTTCCCCTGCACTGCCAAAGGCCTTATCGGCCATCATAAGATCAACTGCCTGTTTTGCCTCTTCAATAGTTTTAGCGACAATCACACCTTTGCCGGCCGCCAGACCATCAGCCTTCACAACAATGGGAGCACCACACTTATCGATATACTTTTTTGCCTTCTTACTGTCCGAAAAAACCGCAAATGCTGCAGTGGGAATATCATATTTTTTCAGAAATTCTTTGCAATACACCTTACTGCCTTCAAGCTCCGCAGCCCTTTTGGTTGGCCCAAATATCCGCAAATTATTCTTCTCAAATTCATCTACAATCCCAGCCACAAGGGACGATTCTGGGCCAACAACCGTCAGATCGATTGATTCATTTTTTGCAAACCGTACCAATCCATCAATATCGGTCACTGAAATATTTACACACTCGGCAATATTAGCGATTCCAGCATTGCCCGGAGCGCAGTAGATCTTCTCAACTCTTTTGCTTTGTTTAATTTTCCAGACTAAAGCATGTTCGCGACCACCAGAACCAACAACTAGAATCTTCATAATTTCACTCCAGTATCAAATTATTATTGTAATGCGTATTTGAATTATTTAAGCATGTTAGATTTGCCAGTCTGTATTGGCAGATTTGAATGATCGTTGACAAATCGGCGACGAAATATTACATGAATGAATGGTCATTCATGTAATTTGGTGCTTTTATCTAATACGTAAGGTTGCTCTTTTCGAGAATGAAAGCTGAAAATAAGCACTCAAAAATTATTGCTGCAGCAACAAAGGTCTTTGCCAAAAAGGGCTTTTTTACCGCCAGAATATCCGATATTGCAAAAGAAGCCAAGGTGGCTGATGGTACAATCTATCTCTATTTCAATAACAAGTACGATATACTTTTATCAGTATTTGAAGAGGAAGTTGGAAAGATTATTGAAAACACAAAAAAGCAACTGAGCACAGAACCTGACCCCAACAAACAGCTGGAAATCTTCGTCACTGAACACCTCTCAGCTATGAA encodes the following:
- a CDS encoding manganese-dependent inorganic pyrophosphatase yields the protein MAILVVGHANPDTDSVTSAIAYAALLKAQGMDAKACMQIAAKDLNPESTTVLKRFGLEAPELLTDAAGKEIALVDFSDIAQGPANLTAATLVGIVDHHKIGDVTTNNPILFRAEPVGCTGTVLNKMFKEAGVAIPKNIAGGMLAAILSDTVNFKSPTCTDADKAAVNDLKAVAGVSNTDELFMEMLKAKSAVAGIPAKDLLFRDYKDFDMKGSKVGVGQLELATLDQVADVRADLVKAMAAVKAEGRHSVLLMLTDVVKEGTELVVLSDDPALIEKAFGVKLAGDSMWIPGMMSRKKQTIPNLQKAFGC
- a CDS encoding lytic transglycosylase domain-containing protein, with the translated sequence MGVFLLLAIFSITEVKSSWGSLHNSVSKYQNTAIHGQDIEKLAEFDEYIRYFSGFSYFLPKHKVSADFVRALILAESRANPKAVSEKNARGLGQILYPTGAQAGKELAQSLTFFRHVSKYRLNSLREEDLFDPAINILLTCYLIAKYNYKFNGRLDLVVSAWNAGENTESLSLGKHAPYRETEDLIGKINAYYVYLLKTRTFK
- a CDS encoding putative metalloprotease CJM1_0395 family protein: MENSIATQIGSSSIYPKILTANQAQAEVRPGNAKEESPRQNDRDSVTLSLEGLVLSRDQSSADLRSPSISGSNDDAQLDHQEILQLQELKQRDTEVRTHEQAHLAAAGQYARGGATFTYQKGPDGASYAVGGEVGIDMGKESSPEATIQKMQTIKRAALAPASPSAADRSIASHATITESQARQEILLQRQEDLLQSEVVTVNSAAELKPTPESIKSQDAPATAPSYGALRTMIAAYQNNINITVPSA
- a CDS encoding TIGR00266 family protein, translated to MGDNWFVAIDGKQEGPFSSEQILANLQQGVFNPNTYVWKQGFANWKEISQCPDLSLSPASPPSTLPPRMGVDQIDYEIFGSEMQFVEIELDPQESVVAEAGSMMYMSNFIQMETVFGDGSEQSGGRFLDRMLGAGKRLITGEGLFSTIFTYNGSGKGKIAFAAPYPGKIIALDLKDFSNKLVCQKDAFLCAAKGVSIGVEFQKKIGTALFGGEGFIMQKLEGEGKIFVHAGGTIVQKELSAGETLRIDTGCLVAMTRDINYDIEFVGGVKSALFGGEGFFFATLTGPGHVWLQSLPFSRLAGRIFKAAPQNNAGFSSKGEGSVLGELGNLFQR
- a CDS encoding M18 family aminopeptidase → MEFTHYNKKLFSFISSSPTPFHVVARMEDYLLQQGFNRLEENSKWQLQKGQAYFLSKESGATIAFILGNDEEGEQGFRLLAAHTDSPCLQIKPRADIRTGSYLQLGVEVYGGSLLSPWFDRDLSLAGRVCCRLSNARLAVLLVDFRRPLLTIPNIAIHFDRDANKGGGINQQKHLPPILGQAVDQSLPDFTSILIEQIHKEHKGLTVEEILSFEMFCYDVQEPAYTGVRNELISSARLDNLISCYAGVSAIGKATRKKNALLLCANHEEIGSTSAVGAHGCFLESVLERIVTESTSRRIALSNSFLISMDNAHASHPNFMDKSDSAHEIHLNKGPVIKVNANQRYATNSISSAIYKQLCKEVEIIPQEFVMRSDLPCGSTIGPIASSRLGVRAVDIGCASLAMHSIREHTGAKDPYMLYQTIAHFLESDSHKFLQCK
- the purD gene encoding phosphoribosylamine--glycine ligase, which codes for MKILVVGSGGREHALVWKIKQSKRVEKIYCAPGNAGIANIAECVNISVTDIDGLVRFAKNESIDLTVVGPESSLVAGIVDEFEKNNLRIFGPTKRAAELEGSKVYCKEFLKKYDIPTAAFAVFSDSKKAKKYIDKCGAPIVVKADGLAAGKGVIVAKTIEEAKQAVDLMMADKAFGSAGERILIESCLSGEEASFIAFTDGKTILPLPSSQDHKAVFDNDQGPNTGGMGAYSPAPVVTDEIADFVMRRIMRPTIEGMAAEGRPFKGMLYAGLMISGSEINVLEFNCRFGDPEAQPLLLRVKSDIVDIFESSIDQTLDQVEMKVDARPTVCVVMTAGGYPGSYEKGKTIKGLTKAGECSGVEVFHAGTARKHGRLVTNGGRVLGVTAVGRDLADAIKRAYNAADLIRWTDCYFRRDIGFKALKRGKGAVNKPVVGIVMGSDSDLPIMKAAADFLKSMEISCEMTVASAHRTPERAAEYAKTAQKRGLKVIIAGAGMAAHLAGVLASHTDLPVIGVPLDASSLNGLDALLATVQMPPGIPVATMGIGKAGAKNAGVLTLRILALSDPSIGEKLVTFREDMVKEVEEKAKKIHG
- the ettA gene encoding energy-dependent translational throttle protein EttA — translated: MTVDDKKIIYSMIKVSKYYDNKPILKDISLSYFYGAKIGVLGLNGSGKSTLLKILAGIDKEFNGETHLAPGHRIDYLEQEPALDPDKTVKEIVEEGVQDTVDLLKEFNQINEKFAEPMSDDEMQKLIDRQAFVQDKLDHLNAWDLDSRLEMAMDALRCPPSDAKCGVLSGGEKRRVALCRILLKQPDILLLDEPTNHLDAESVAWLEQHLQAYAGTIIAVTHDRYFLDNVAGWILELDRGLGIPWKGNYSSWLEQKEKRLAIEEKKETDRQRTLRRELEWIKMSPKGRRTKSKARISSYEKLISQETDKLAKELEIYLPPGPRLGKLVIEAENVTKCFGDRVLVEQMNFSLPPGGIVGVIGPNGAGKSTLFKMIVGQETADTGAIRIGDTVKLAYVDQNRDELDPSQTIWQAITDGQESILLGGREINSRAYVGKFNFSGTDQQKQVGLLSGGQRNRVHLARTLKKEGNVLLLDEPTNDLDVNTLRALEEALENFGGCAVVISHDRWFLDRIATHILAFEGDSKVVWFEGNYSDYEKDKKARLGSVADQPHRIKYRQLTRI
- a CDS encoding Hpt domain-containing protein, with the translated sequence MNALKWDKDFALEQAADDADLLKELLEIFKQSLKSDIHLIEQGLAEDGAAKVCRAAHSIKGAAASLGILGIHEVALDIEEESRGGGLGIARAKLPLLKSMREELEDL
- a CDS encoding L-threonylcarbamoyladenylate synthase; amino-acid sequence: MAKNSMPDLIGSSLERAVDCFRNGGIVAFPTETYYGLAVDPDSCSAISELYKIKNREAGKPLLLLIAEREQLNDLVERIPPEFIPLMDKFWPGPLTLVFPAKKEVCRQLTGETGTIGVRISSHPLANALAKKIGKPITATSANISGLQPPTKPSEVLRMFGTHLNYIIDGGETPGGLCSTVLGVRQGRCIVLRPGQIDLSGELRE